The DNA segment CAACTGTGTAGTGGGATGTAGTGCCTGTGCTAATCTCTGCAGTGGCGATGCGATCTCCTTCCCAACGAAGGAGGAGATCAGGAAAGCCATCGCCGAGCTGATGGCAGTGCACTCGCAATAGCGATGTGGGGTCTGACGTAGCTTCCCAGAGAGGAGGCAGCTCCAAAGCAACGCTGCTTGAGGCATGCTTCTAGTCTGTAGCCACCGTCAGGCCACTGGCTGGCTCTTAGAGAACGTGAGGACAAACGGTGAAAAACCACACACGGGGGCTCGAACTGATCAAAGTTCTCGCCCACCCAGTGCGTGTGCAGATCCTATGGGCGCTCGGCGCAGGTGAGCAGTACGTCTGCCATTTGATGACAAGCCTCAACAGACGCCAGGCGTACGTCTCACAACAATTGGCCTTCCTGCGCCAGAACAATCTCATCGTAGCAACTCGTGAGAGCCAGCACATCAGCTATCGCCTGCGGGACGAAGAGCTCGGAGAATTGCTGTCGAGACTGTTCGCACTGCACTGGTTGCACCTGATTGCTACGCCTGTCTGGTCATCCCGACGCCGTGGTGGTTATGCCCCTGCCCAAAGTGCACTGAACTCAGGATGCATGCCCACTTACCTGCACAACCATTTGGCACACGAGGCATGGTCGTACGAGCTGAAATCGCCGAATGCGATTGTTCTATTTGCTTGCGTATGTACCGACTGTCCACGGAGAATGTGGCGGTCTCGATGGATCCATCCTGTCCTTACCTGCAACGCTGGGCCTCCGCATTGCATGTGATGCATGCCCCGTCATATGGACAGGAGGCGCAGGCGCATCTGGAGTTGTGCCAGTCAGCCAGCGACTATCTATGCCAGCCCAGTTGCCGCGCGCCAGCTCTGGTGGTACAGGCTGCCTCGGCCATGGGGCAGCCTGCCAACCACGTTAGTGTGGGCATCCACTGCCTGATGGAGGCGGCTTAGTTCTGGCCATCCCTATAAGGAGCGAAAAGACATTGAAGAAGGGAGGCAGTCTTGGAAAAGAAAGTTAGACTTACTTCCGAGTGGTTGATCAACTATATCCGTGAGCACGGTGGAGTCCTCACGATCTCACGTGACATTGTGGTGGATTGATGAACCGCATATAAGGGCCCATCCGGTCGGGTGGGCGAACCCGAGCGTCCAGAGGACTTTGCCCGGCTACAGGCGGATGATTTGACGATCTACATCTCCAAGGACATCTGGGAGAGCCTAAAACCGCGCCAATCGAAGCTATTAGTTGCCATTTCAAGCTATGGGCGCTTCTGGATATACTTGGAGCCAGCAGCAGGCAAGGGAGAATAAGCAATTCCCAGGTCTCGCTCTGGTTCGCTGGGATGTGGTCATTGGGATTTGTCCATTGATTAGGGGATTGTGATGCTAATTGAACGGTATGAACTCAGATTGGAATCACCGCCATGTGATCCAGGCAGTGAGCGCTGGAGCGCTTTTGCACAGGTTGACACCGACATTGCAGAAGTGCTGCCCTATCTGAACGCCAAGCTGAGCGGCGCCATTTATGATCACAAGGCGCAGGTATTGACCTGGCGTATGGGCGGACGCGCTATCTCCATCCGTCCCCATGAGATCGCTGTGAGCAACCTGCAGGATCGTGCCGAGGCTGAAGCGATGGTCAGACGCATGGTGGATTTGATCAACGAGACCTGGGAACAGCGGGAGCGCATTCAGCCTAGTCTGGTGAAGCGCGAACCACTCAAAGCGCTCGATGTCTATAAACTGCTGCCCGGGTCAAATTGCAAAGCCTGCGGGCAACCGACGTGTTTCACATTTGCTTTGAAACTAGTGGCAGGACAGGCGGCAATATCCGCCTGTGCGCCGCTTTTTGAAGATGAATACCGTTCACAACGCACGCGGCTGCTGCAAATGCTCGAAGCCGCAGGAATCACAACTTAGCATAAGAGCAGAGGAGATGCTTGACAAAAAGGAACTGAGTTATCGCCAGATCATTGTGGGACGTTTTCCGACCGGCATGGTAGGGCTGGATGAACTTTTCGAGTCGCTGTATCAGGCGGATAAGCTGCCCAATGAAGAACTTGGAGCAGAACTGGTCGCAGGGGCACGGAAGCATAATTATATCCCTGCATCTGCAGAGCGAGACTTTGCAGCAGCGTTGCTGCGGGAGTACCGCAGCTATTACGAACAAAAGCGTACTGGCCAGGCCCCAACAACCAAGCGCGGTGCGCCACGTCCGCAAGTGCCATGGTTTCCTATGATAGATGAAACGCTCTGCGATGGCTGCGACAAATGCCTGCAGTTCTGCAGCAGTGGGGTATACGCCAAGCGGGACAGTGGGGTGGTGTATGTCGTGCAGCCTTTGAATTGCGTTGTAGGCTGCGATGCCTGTGCACGCCTTTGCCCGCACCACGCCATTACCTTTCCGCCGCGCTCCATCCTGCGCACGATGGGGCGTTAGCTCTTTACCAAACCATAACTGGAGTGAGCAGCAATTTGACAGAGTGCTCGCCAGGCTCAATACATGCAGAGATAGGTTACATAGTGCGACATGCACGTGGATCATTATTAGGACAGCGAAGGAGGTATTGAAAACGCACGGGAGTACCAAAACAGCATCTGGGTATACCACGCACGTTGATTCCGTGGTATCCAATCATTGATGAAGAGCGTTGCATCGGATGCATGAGTTGTGTCAAAGCTTGTAAGCACAACGTATTTGACATGGACACGGTTCGGCCCATTGTGGCTAATCCCTACGAATGTGTGGTGTTTTGCCAAAGTTGTAAGTACGTGTGCGAGGCGGGCGCTATTTCCCATCCGCCCAAAGAGGCAGTGAAAATAGTTATCAAAGAACTGCGCAAGCAGTATCCGCCGAGTTAAATGGAATGGTGCGTTGGGAACTCTGCTATAGGGGAAAAGGATATGAAGCCGAAGGTTTTGTTTCTCTGTACACACAATTCAGCACGCAGCCAGATAGCTGAAGCTTTCCTGAAAAAATACGCTGGAGACCGTTTTGAGGTGTACAGCGCTGGGCTGGAGCCTACCGCGATCCACCCATACGCCAAACAAGTAATGGAAGAAATCGGTATCTCTATGGACGGACATTATGCCAAAAGCGTGCAGCAATGGTTGGGGCAGGTGCATTTTTCTTACTTGATCACGGTGTGCGCAAAGGCAGAAGAAAGGTGTCCTATTTTCCCAGGTATGGGTCAGCGCTTATCCTGGCCATTTGACGATCCGGCTGCTTTTGAAGGAAGCGAAGAAGAGAAGCTGAACAAATTCCGGCAAGTCCGGGATCAGATCGAACAACGCATCAGAGAATGGTTGGCAGACAAGCATAAGCCATGAACATTGCTACAGTTGAGGTCAGCAATATACAAAATATCCTCAAAAATGGAGCTAGACAATGCATAACTGGGTATACATCCTGCGTAATAAAATAGAAACTGTAGGGCTCGTCTTGCTGCTGCTCATCTTAGTTGCTGAGATGGAAAGTGGCGTTCATGCCGATGGCGTGGTGTATCTGTTCTATTTCTACGACCCCAATTGTCCGGTGTGTCAGGACATTCATGAGAGTGTCCTGGAGCCATTGCTTGCTGCTTACGAGGGACGCGTTGTCGCTCATGAACTCAATATGGCTGACGCCGCGAACTTTGAGTTCTTGCTTGACCTGGAGAAGCGCTTTGGCGTCACCAATCCGGGCATTCCCGAGATCTTTGTCGGCGAAGACGTCCTGATTGGCCCAGAGGAAATCAGCACCCGCCTGAAAGAGCGTGTGGACTACTACCTAGCGCAGGGCGGCGTGGAACTCCCTGTCGAACCACCGGCTGCAGCCCCCACCCCCACGCCAGAGTGCACTGAATGCACTGCCATCCATGAAGCACAGCGCACCGCAATGGCTGCCATGCAGACACCCTCACCGCAATGGACGGCTACTCCCGTATCAGGCGAAAGACCACCCATTTATGTCGCTTGGTTCTACCAACCTGGCTGCGACCTCTGTGAACGGAAGGAGCATGATCTGCAGTACATCCTAAACAAATATCCGCAAGTAAAAGTGCAGCGCTTTAACGTGAAGGAAGAGATGGCACTGAACCAGTACCTGTGTCTCAAGGCCAAAGTACCGGAGGAGCGACACCTCACCGCTCCAGCATTCTTTGTCGCGGATTCAGCCTTAGTCGGAACAGAGATCACCGGATCCAGCATGGAGGAGTTGATCCGCCCTTACCTCGAAACAGGAGCACCAGAACCTTGGACAGGCTATGAAGCGCAGAAAGAAGTCGTTGAAAAGACCATCTTGGAACGCTTCCGTTCGCTGGGCCTGTGGACTGTGATCGGAGCGGGACTGCTAGATGGCCTGAACCCCTGTGCTTTTGCTACAATGATCTTCCTCGTTTCCTACCTCTCGGTGCGCAAGCGACAAGGGCGCGAGATCATCGCCACCGGCGCCGCATTCACAATAGGGGTATTTTTCGCCTACCTCGGGGTAGGATTGGGCATGCTCAAGTTTCTCACCTCGCTGCCGGTGCTAAGTACAATGGGCAAGTGGATCTACGGCTTCACACTGGTGCTCTGTCTGGGCCTGGCTTGGGGTAGCTTCAGCGATTACCGCAAAGCCAAGCAAGGACAACTGGAAGACATGAGTCTAAAGTTACCCGATCGGATGCGTGGTTGGATACGCTACCTAATCCGCGAGGGTTCTCGGGCGCGGAATTACATAGCGGCCTCTTTGGTGCT comes from the Chloroflexota bacterium genome and includes:
- a CDS encoding winged helix-turn-helix transcriptional regulator, producing MKNHTRGLELIKVLAHPVRVQILWALGAGEQYVCHLMTSLNRRQAYVSQQLAFLRQNNLIVATRESQHISYRLRDEELGELLSRLFALHWLHLIATPVWSSRRRGGYAPAQSALNSGCMPTYLHNHLAHEAWSYELKSPNAIVLFACVCTDCPRRMWRSRWIHPVLTCNAGPPHCM
- a CDS encoding Fe-S cluster protein yields the protein MLIERYELRLESPPCDPGSERWSAFAQVDTDIAEVLPYLNAKLSGAIYDHKAQVLTWRMGGRAISIRPHEIAVSNLQDRAEAEAMVRRMVDLINETWEQRERIQPSLVKREPLKALDVYKLLPGSNCKACGQPTCFTFALKLVAGQAAISACAPLFEDEYRSQRTRLLQMLEAAGITT
- a CDS encoding ferredoxin family protein, with protein sequence MGIPRTLIPWYPIIDEERCIGCMSCVKACKHNVFDMDTVRPIVANPYECVVFCQSCKYVCEAGAISHPPKEAVKIVIKELRKQYPPS
- a CDS encoding arsenate reductase ArsC; protein product: MKPKVLFLCTHNSARSQIAEAFLKKYAGDRFEVYSAGLEPTAIHPYAKQVMEEIGISMDGHYAKSVQQWLGQVHFSYLITVCAKAEERCPIFPGMGQRLSWPFDDPAAFEGSEEEKLNKFRQVRDQIEQRIREWLADKHKP